The Chloroflexota bacterium sequence ATGTCGGACGAGTCCACCTCGTGATAGTTGCCGTCCACGAGGGTAACCTTGATGTCTACCATCGGGTTCTGGGCCAGGACGCCGCGCTCAAGCCCGTCGCGGATGCCCGCCTCAATGGCCGGGACGAACTTGCGCGGGATGGACGTGCCGCGCAGGCGATCCTCAAACTGGTATCCCGTGCCGGGCGGCAGGGGCTCCATTTCCAGGATGACGTGAGCGAATTGCCCGTGTCCACCGGTCTGGCGCACCAGGCGGTACTCGGTTGTTACGGGCCTGGTGATGGTCTCGCAGTAGGCGACGCGCGGCTCGCTCACATTGGCGCGGACGTTGAACTCGCGCCGCAGGCGATCCACGAAGACGTCCAGGTGGAGTTCACCCATGCCCGATAGGATCGTCTCGCCGGTGCGCTCGTCCTGGCGCAGGTGGATGGTCGGGTCTTCGTCGGCGAGGCGAGCCAGGGCCGCGCCCAGTTTGGCCTCATCGGCCCGCGATGCGGGGGCGATGGCCACGGAGATGACCGGCGTCGGGAAGTTGATTTTCTCCAGAACAACGGGCCTGGCCGGATCGCACAGGGTATCGCCAGTGGATACGGCCTTGAAACCCAAGATAGCGCCGATGTCGCCGGTGGAGATCACGTCCACCTCTTCGCGGCGGTCGGCGTGCATGCGAACCAGCCGCCCCACGCGCTCTTTCTGCCCCGCGAGGGGATTGTAGTAGGACTCACCCTTGCGGATGCTGCCCGAGTACACGCGGATGAAGACAAGTCGCCCCATGTAGGGGTCGGTTGTGATTTTGAACGCCAGGGCTGCGGCTGGCTCGTCGGCGCTTGGGCGGCAGATGACCGTGTCGTCGGTTTCGGGAGATGTGCCCTCAATGGCCTGCATGTCGGACGGCGAGGGCAGATAGGCCACGATGGCGTCCAGCAGGGGCTGGATGCCCTTGTTTTTCGCTGCGCTGCCGCACAGGAACGGGATGGCTTTGCCGCTCAGTGTGGCCGCGCGGAGGGCCGCCGTGAGTGTGGCCGAGTCCAGGTCCTGACCTTCCAGGTAGCGCTCGGCAATGGCGTCGTCCACATCGGCGAGTTGCTCAATCATCCGCTCTCGCCAAGAGAGGGCTTCGGCCTCCAGGGCAGGGGGGATTGGCCCGTCAACCGGCTGCCCGTCTTCGTCAAAGCGAATGGCCTTCATGGCGAGCAGGTCTATGACGCCCTCAAACGACGCTTCGGAGCCAACGGGCATCTGTACCGCGATGGGGTTGCACGATAGGCGACGGCGGGCCATGTCCAGCACGCGGGCGAAGTTGGCCCCCGTGCGGTCCATCTTGTTGACGAAGCCGATGCGCGGCACGCCGAAGCGGTCGGCCTGGCGCCAGACGGTTTCCGACTGCGGCTCCACGCCGGCGACGCCGTCAAATACGACTACGCCGCCATCCAGAACGCGAAGCGACCGCTGGACCTCGGCGGTGAAGTCAATGTGGCCGGGCGTGTCAATGATGTTGATGTGGTGCCCCTGCCACTGGCAGGTAACCGCGGCGGACTGGATGGTGATGCCGCGTTCCCGTTCTTGGGGCAGGAAGTCCGTAATGGTCGTGCCCTCGTCCACGCTGCCGAGCCGGTAGGTTTGGCCGGTGTGGTACAGGATTCGCTCTGTCGTTGTGGTTTTCCCTGCGTCTATGTGGGCAATAATGCCGATGTTTCGGATTTGGTCTAGTTCAGCCATGGATACTTTACACCTCGTTTCGGGCGCAAAACAAAGGCAGTAGCGCGACGCCGTAAAGATTTGCTACTGCCTTCT is a genomic window containing:
- the fusA gene encoding elongation factor G codes for the protein MAELDQIRNIGIIAHIDAGKTTTTERILYHTGQTYRLGSVDEGTTITDFLPQERERGITIQSAAVTCQWQGHHINIIDTPGHIDFTAEVQRSLRVLDGGVVVFDGVAGVEPQSETVWRQADRFGVPRIGFVNKMDRTGANFARVLDMARRRLSCNPIAVQMPVGSEASFEGVIDLLAMKAIRFDEDGQPVDGPIPPALEAEALSWRERMIEQLADVDDAIAERYLEGQDLDSATLTAALRAATLSGKAIPFLCGSAAKNKGIQPLLDAIVAYLPSPSDMQAIEGTSPETDDTVICRPSADEPAAALAFKITTDPYMGRLVFIRVYSGSIRKGESYYNPLAGQKERVGRLVRMHADRREEVDVISTGDIGAILGFKAVSTGDTLCDPARPVVLEKINFPTPVISVAIAPASRADEAKLGAALARLADEDPTIHLRQDERTGETILSGMGELHLDVFVDRLRREFNVRANVSEPRVAYCETITRPVTTEYRLVRQTGGHGQFAHVILEMEPLPPGTGYQFEDRLRGTSIPRKFVPAIEAGIRDGLERGVLAQNPMVDIKVTLVDGNYHEVDSSDMAFRTAASFAIREGARKAGPVLLEPIMQLEVVTPEEYTGEVIGDLNMRRGSLLGMEPRDGANVVVAHVPLANLFGYATILRSKTQGRGVFTMEFHHYAQVSPDIARAIIERAAA